A single Desulfobaculum xiamenense DNA region contains:
- a CDS encoding RrF2 family transcriptional regulator, giving the protein MRLTTKSRYGTKLLLDIALHSEDGPVRVCDISRRQGISVKYLEKLIRTLKNGGYIESKRGPRGGHLIAMPLDAISVGAIVRILEGEHPLAICGDDDPHAGDESCLTRRIWMEAGRAMFEKLDSITFAQLVEEARKCTKTHCCLRDAPARRNA; this is encoded by the coding sequence ATGCGCCTGACTACGAAGAGCCGATACGGGACGAAGCTGCTGCTGGACATCGCCCTGCACAGCGAGGATGGACCCGTTCGGGTCTGTGACATTTCACGGCGTCAGGGCATCTCGGTGAAGTATCTTGAGAAGCTCATACGCACGTTGAAGAACGGAGGGTACATCGAGAGCAAGCGGGGGCCCCGAGGTGGGCACCTCATCGCCATGCCGCTCGATGCCATTTCCGTGGGAGCCATCGTCCGCATACTGGAAGGCGAACACCCTCTCGCCATCTGCGGAGACGACGACCCCCACGCCGGCGACGAATCCTGCCTCACCCGCAGGATATGGATGGAGGCCGGACGGGCCATGTTCGAAAAGCTCGACTCCATCACCTTCGCGCAACTCGTCGAAGAAGCGCGCAAATGCACGAAAACGCACTGCTGCCTGCGGGATGCTCCCGCCCGGCGCAATGCTTGA